A single region of the Chthoniobacterales bacterium genome encodes:
- a CDS encoding S41 family peptidase, whose protein sequence is MKLSSLGPVTVFLAFAPLLSIGAPAVKPVEKPPEKPADKDTAYDSMTVFARALELIRQDYVDEKKIAYKDLTYDALQGMLTSLDPHSQFLPPADFKDMQSDTKSEFTGLGIVVSFKGGLLTVVTPMEDSPSFKAGILPGDQILRIDGESTEKLELSEAINLLRGDPGKPIRLTISRASTHEIKDFDLIRTVIKVASIKDAKLVKPDLTDGYKIGYVRITQFNEPTAGDLQKELARLREQGMQALIVDLRHNPGGLLTSAVDVCSQFLSANQMVVYTEGRAASQRREYRTSGIEKPDTKTPLAVLVNSGSASGAEILAGALKDLNRAVIVGETTFGKGSVQSVIQMQDGSAVKLTTAKYYTPGRQVIHEHGITPTIVSTMTPEQERTLVMSRREDKLSLEEQANVENFDDPQMDRAIDALKGVLIYTQVAKLETKPEPAASPTPAE, encoded by the coding sequence ATGAAACTTTCGTCCCTAGGACCGGTGACCGTTTTTCTGGCATTTGCCCCGCTGCTTTCCATCGGCGCACCCGCCGTAAAGCCCGTGGAAAAACCCCCGGAAAAACCGGCCGACAAAGACACCGCCTACGACAGCATGACTGTCTTTGCCCGTGCGCTGGAACTTATCCGCCAGGACTACGTGGATGAGAAAAAAATCGCCTACAAAGACCTCACCTACGACGCGCTTCAGGGGATGCTCACCTCGCTCGACCCGCACTCGCAATTCCTGCCGCCAGCCGACTTCAAGGACATGCAGAGCGACACCAAAAGCGAGTTTACCGGCCTCGGCATTGTCGTTTCCTTCAAGGGTGGCCTGCTCACCGTCGTCACCCCGATGGAGGATTCGCCCAGCTTCAAGGCAGGCATTCTTCCCGGCGACCAGATTCTCCGCATCGATGGCGAAAGCACCGAGAAACTGGAGCTGTCTGAAGCCATCAACCTCCTTCGGGGCGATCCCGGAAAACCGATCCGGCTGACCATTTCCCGCGCCTCGACCCACGAAATCAAGGACTTCGACCTCATTCGCACCGTCATCAAAGTCGCCAGCATCAAGGACGCGAAACTCGTCAAACCCGACCTCACCGACGGCTACAAAATCGGCTACGTCCGCATCACGCAATTCAACGAGCCGACCGCTGGCGACCTGCAAAAGGAACTCGCCCGCCTCCGCGAACAGGGGATGCAGGCGCTCATCGTGGACCTCCGGCACAACCCGGGCGGGCTCCTTACCAGCGCGGTTGATGTTTGCAGCCAGTTTTTGTCCGCCAACCAGATGGTCGTTTACACCGAGGGCCGTGCCGCCTCGCAACGCCGTGAGTATCGCACTTCGGGCATTGAAAAACCCGACACCAAGACCCCGCTCGCCGTCCTTGTGAACAGCGGCAGCGCCAGCGGCGCCGAGATTCTGGCCGGAGCCCTGAAAGACCTCAACCGGGCCGTCATCGTTGGCGAAACCACCTTCGGCAAAGGCAGCGTCCAGAGCGTCATCCAGATGCAGGACGGCTCTGCGGTCAAACTCACCACCGCCAAATATTACACCCCTGGCCGCCAAGTCATCCATGAGCACGGCATTACGCCGACCATCGTTTCCACCATGACTCCAGAGCAGGAGCGCACGCTCGTGATGTCGCGCCGGGAGGACAAACTCAGCCTCGAAGAGCAGGCCAACGTCGAGAACTTCGACGACCCGCAAATGGATCGCGCCATCGACGCCCTCAAAGGCGTCCTCATCTACACCCAAGTCGCCAAGCTCGAAACTAAACCCGAGCCCGCCGCCAGCCCAACTCCGGCGGAATAG